In one window of Sardina pilchardus chromosome 23, fSarPil1.1, whole genome shotgun sequence DNA:
- the adarb1a gene encoding double-stranded RNA-specific editase 1a isoform X1, with protein MTEGRAGVRQSRGQQKLLSMDMDEEENMSSSSTDVKENRNLDNLSSKEGPGEGVQTPNGSAGGGGGGGGGGGRKRPLEEGNNGHTHGGKFRPKRRKKTPGPVLPKNALMQLNEIKPGLQYKLHSQTGPVHAPVFVMTVEVNGQLFEGSGPTKKKAKLNAAEKALRSFVQFPNASEAHLAMGRTLTVNTDFTSDSQADFPDMLFNGFENPAPPEETFYLGTNGNGSLVSLGDYPVPVTPCSTSLAQPVLPVATFTTSTSGKNPVMILNELRPGLKYEFVSESGESHAKNFVMAVTVDTQTFEGSGRNKKLAKARAAQAALSGLFNMQLDQTPSRQPIPREGLQLHLPQVLADAVCRLIVDKFSELTENFTSPHARRKVLAGVVMTTGTDVKEAQVICVSTGTKCINGEYMSDRGLALNDCHAEIVARRSLVRFLYGQLELFLSSSREEQQTSVFTRCEKHGYRLKDNVQFHLYISTSPCGDARIFSPHEASVEDQGDRHPNRKARGQLRTKIESGEGTIPVRSSNTIQTWDGVLQGERLLTMSCSDKIARWNVVGIQGSLMSYFMEPIYFSSIILGSLYHADHLSRAMYQRIAEMEDLPESFTLNKPLLSGISNAEARQPGKAPNFSVNWAVGDQALEVINATTGKDDLGRPSRLCKHAFYCRWVRLHSKLSPSLRIKGPKPSSYHDAKQAAEEYHAAKQTLFKAFQKAGLGAWVKKPSEQDQFSLNP; from the exons ATGACCGAAG gcagaGCTGGAGTCAGGCAGTCCAGAGGGCAGCAGAAGTTGCTCAGCATGGACATGGATGAAGAGGAGAACATGA GTTCGAGCAGCACAGACGTTAAGGAAAACCGCAACCTGGACAACCTCTCCTCCAAGGAGGGGCCGGGCGAGGGTGTGCAGACCCCCAACGGGAGTGCAGGTGGtggcggaggcggcggtgggGGTGGCGGCCGCAAGCGCCCTCTGGAAGAGGGCAACAATGGGCACACGCACGGCGGAAAGTTCCGGCCCAAGCGGCGTAAGAAAACTCCGGGGCCCGTGCTGCCCAAGAACGCGCTGATGCAGCTGAACGAGATCAAGCCGGGCCTGCAGTACAAGCTGCACTCCCAGACGGGCCCTGTGCACGCGCCGGTCTTCGTCATGACCGTGGAGGTCAACGGGCAGCTCTTCGAGGGCTCGGGCCCCACCAAGAAGAAGGCCAAGCTGAACGCGGCCGAGAAGGCGCTGCGCTCCTTCGTGCAGTTCCCCAACGCGTCCGAGGCGCACCTGGCCATGGGCCGCACGCTGACCGTCAACACCGACTTCACGTCCGACAGCCAGGCCGACTTCCCCGACATGCTCTTCAACGGCTTCGAGAACCCCGCGCCGCCCGAGGAGACCTTCTACCTGGGCACCAACGGCAACGGCTCGCTGGTGTCGCTCGGCGACTACCCGGTGCCCGTGACGCCGTGCAGCACCTCGCTGGCGCAGCCCGTGCTCCCGGTGGCCACGTTCACCACGTCCACGAGCGGCAAGAACCCGGTGATGATCCTCAACGAGCTGCGGCCCGGCCTCAAGTACGAGTTTGTGTCGGAGAGCGGCGAGAGCCACGCCAAGAACTTCGTGATGGCGGTGACGGTGGACACGCAGACGTTCGAGGGCTCCGGGCGCAACAAGAAGCTGGCAAAGGCCCGCGCTGCCCAGGCCGCCCTCTCTGGACTCTTCAACATGCAGCTGGACCAGACGCCCTCCCGCCAGCCCATCCCCAGAGAGGGCCTGCAGCTACACCTGCCACAG GTTCTTGCAGATGCAGTCTGCCGTCTCATTGTGGACAAATTCAGCGAGCTGACGGAAAACTTCACTTCACCGCACGCCCGACGGAAAGTCCTTGCTGGCGTTGTCATGACAACAG GCACGGACGTCAAGGAGGCCCAGGTGATCTGTGTCTCCACGGGTACCAAGTGCATAAACGGCGAGTACATGAGTGACCGTGGTCTGGCGCTCAACGACTGCCATGCTGAGATTGTGGCCCGCCGCTCCCTGGTGCGCTTCCTCTACGGCCAACTGGAGCTctttctcag CAGCAGCCGTGAGGAGCAGCAGACGTCGGTCTTCACTCGCTGCGAGAAGCACGGCTACCGGCTGAAGGACAACGTCCAGTTTCACCTCTACATCAGCACGTCGCCCTGCGGAGACGCCCGCATCTTCTCACCGCACGAGGCCAGCGTTGAAG ATCAAGGCGACAGGCATCCAAACAGGAAGGCTCGCGGGCAGCTGCGGACGAAGATCGAGTCTGGCGAGGGGACGATCCCGGTGCGGTCCAGCAACACCATCCAGACGTGGGACGGCGTGCTGCAAGGCGAGAGGCTGCTCACCATGTCCTGCAGCGACAAGATCGCCAG GTGGAACGTGGTGGGGATCCAGGGCTCTCTGATGAGCTACTTCATGGAGCCCATCTACTTCTCCAGCATCATCCTGGGCAGCCTGTACCACGCCGACCACCTGTCCCGCGCCATGTACCAGCGCATCGCCGAGATGGAGGACCTGCCCGAGTCCTTCACCCTCAACAAACCCCTACTGAGTG GCATAAGCAATGCTGAGGCGCGGCAGCCTGGAAAGGCGCCCAACTTCAGCGTCAACTGGGCGGTAGGGGACCAAGCACTGGAGGTGATCAACGCCACGACGGGCAAGGACGACCTCGGCAGACCCTCCCGTCTCTGCAAGCACGCCTTCTACTGCCGCTGGGTTCGCCTGCACAGCAAG CTGTCTCCGAGTCTGCGGATCAAGGGGCCCAAGCCCAGCTCATACCATGACGCCAAGCAGGCAGCAGAGGAGTACCACGCGGCCAAACAGACTCTCTTCAAGGCCTTCCAGAAGGCCGGCCTTGGAGCCTGGGTCAAGAAGCCCAGCGAACAGGACCAGTTCTCCCTTAACCCCTGA
- the adarb1a gene encoding double-stranded RNA-specific editase 1a isoform X2, translated as MTEGRAGVRQSRGQQKLLSMDMDEEENMSSSSTDVKENRNLDNLSSKEGPGEGVQTPNGSAGGGGGGGGGGGRKRPLEEGNNGHTHGGKFRPKRRKKTPGPVLPKNALMQLNEIKPGLQYKLHSQTGPVHAPVFVMTVEVNGQLFEGSGPTKKKAKLNAAEKALRSFVQFPNASEAHLAMGRTLTVNTDFTSDSQADFPDMLFNGFENPAPPEETFYLGTNGNGSLVSLGDYPVPVTPCSTSLAQPVLPVATFTTSTSGKNPVMILNELRPGLKYEFVSESGESHAKNFVMAVTVDTQTFEGSGRNKKLAKARAAQAALSGLFNMQLDQTPSRQPIPREGLQLHLPQVLADAVCRLIVDKFSELTENFTSPHARRKVLAGVVMTTGTDVKEAQVICVSTGTKCINGEYMSDRGLALNDCHAEIVARRSLVRFLYGQLELFLSSREEQQTSVFTRCEKHGYRLKDNVQFHLYISTSPCGDARIFSPHEASVEDQGDRHPNRKARGQLRTKIESGEGTIPVRSSNTIQTWDGVLQGERLLTMSCSDKIARWNVVGIQGSLMSYFMEPIYFSSIILGSLYHADHLSRAMYQRIAEMEDLPESFTLNKPLLSGISNAEARQPGKAPNFSVNWAVGDQALEVINATTGKDDLGRPSRLCKHAFYCRWVRLHSKLSPSLRIKGPKPSSYHDAKQAAEEYHAAKQTLFKAFQKAGLGAWVKKPSEQDQFSLNP; from the exons ATGACCGAAG gcagaGCTGGAGTCAGGCAGTCCAGAGGGCAGCAGAAGTTGCTCAGCATGGACATGGATGAAGAGGAGAACATGA GTTCGAGCAGCACAGACGTTAAGGAAAACCGCAACCTGGACAACCTCTCCTCCAAGGAGGGGCCGGGCGAGGGTGTGCAGACCCCCAACGGGAGTGCAGGTGGtggcggaggcggcggtgggGGTGGCGGCCGCAAGCGCCCTCTGGAAGAGGGCAACAATGGGCACACGCACGGCGGAAAGTTCCGGCCCAAGCGGCGTAAGAAAACTCCGGGGCCCGTGCTGCCCAAGAACGCGCTGATGCAGCTGAACGAGATCAAGCCGGGCCTGCAGTACAAGCTGCACTCCCAGACGGGCCCTGTGCACGCGCCGGTCTTCGTCATGACCGTGGAGGTCAACGGGCAGCTCTTCGAGGGCTCGGGCCCCACCAAGAAGAAGGCCAAGCTGAACGCGGCCGAGAAGGCGCTGCGCTCCTTCGTGCAGTTCCCCAACGCGTCCGAGGCGCACCTGGCCATGGGCCGCACGCTGACCGTCAACACCGACTTCACGTCCGACAGCCAGGCCGACTTCCCCGACATGCTCTTCAACGGCTTCGAGAACCCCGCGCCGCCCGAGGAGACCTTCTACCTGGGCACCAACGGCAACGGCTCGCTGGTGTCGCTCGGCGACTACCCGGTGCCCGTGACGCCGTGCAGCACCTCGCTGGCGCAGCCCGTGCTCCCGGTGGCCACGTTCACCACGTCCACGAGCGGCAAGAACCCGGTGATGATCCTCAACGAGCTGCGGCCCGGCCTCAAGTACGAGTTTGTGTCGGAGAGCGGCGAGAGCCACGCCAAGAACTTCGTGATGGCGGTGACGGTGGACACGCAGACGTTCGAGGGCTCCGGGCGCAACAAGAAGCTGGCAAAGGCCCGCGCTGCCCAGGCCGCCCTCTCTGGACTCTTCAACATGCAGCTGGACCAGACGCCCTCCCGCCAGCCCATCCCCAGAGAGGGCCTGCAGCTACACCTGCCACAG GTTCTTGCAGATGCAGTCTGCCGTCTCATTGTGGACAAATTCAGCGAGCTGACGGAAAACTTCACTTCACCGCACGCCCGACGGAAAGTCCTTGCTGGCGTTGTCATGACAACAG GCACGGACGTCAAGGAGGCCCAGGTGATCTGTGTCTCCACGGGTACCAAGTGCATAAACGGCGAGTACATGAGTGACCGTGGTCTGGCGCTCAACGACTGCCATGCTGAGATTGTGGCCCGCCGCTCCCTGGTGCGCTTCCTCTACGGCCAACTGGAGCTctttctcag CAGCCGTGAGGAGCAGCAGACGTCGGTCTTCACTCGCTGCGAGAAGCACGGCTACCGGCTGAAGGACAACGTCCAGTTTCACCTCTACATCAGCACGTCGCCCTGCGGAGACGCCCGCATCTTCTCACCGCACGAGGCCAGCGTTGAAG ATCAAGGCGACAGGCATCCAAACAGGAAGGCTCGCGGGCAGCTGCGGACGAAGATCGAGTCTGGCGAGGGGACGATCCCGGTGCGGTCCAGCAACACCATCCAGACGTGGGACGGCGTGCTGCAAGGCGAGAGGCTGCTCACCATGTCCTGCAGCGACAAGATCGCCAG GTGGAACGTGGTGGGGATCCAGGGCTCTCTGATGAGCTACTTCATGGAGCCCATCTACTTCTCCAGCATCATCCTGGGCAGCCTGTACCACGCCGACCACCTGTCCCGCGCCATGTACCAGCGCATCGCCGAGATGGAGGACCTGCCCGAGTCCTTCACCCTCAACAAACCCCTACTGAGTG GCATAAGCAATGCTGAGGCGCGGCAGCCTGGAAAGGCGCCCAACTTCAGCGTCAACTGGGCGGTAGGGGACCAAGCACTGGAGGTGATCAACGCCACGACGGGCAAGGACGACCTCGGCAGACCCTCCCGTCTCTGCAAGCACGCCTTCTACTGCCGCTGGGTTCGCCTGCACAGCAAG CTGTCTCCGAGTCTGCGGATCAAGGGGCCCAAGCCCAGCTCATACCATGACGCCAAGCAGGCAGCAGAGGAGTACCACGCGGCCAAACAGACTCTCTTCAAGGCCTTCCAGAAGGCCGGCCTTGGAGCCTGGGTCAAGAAGCCCAGCGAACAGGACCAGTTCTCCCTTAACCCCTGA